A region of the Curtobacterium flaccumfaciens pv. betae genome:
TCGTTCCTGCTCCCGCAGACGGACACGGATCGCGATCTCCTGCACCACGTGCTGACCTCTCGTTCGGGTTCGACGCGAGCGTGTTCTGCGCGCCTGCTCCGGAGCGTAGTCCTCGGACGTGGCGGAACAGCGAACGCCCCGGCACTGTCCAGGGGACGGTGCCGGGGCGTTCAGGTGGCGCAGCGTGACAGCGGTTCGTCGTTCGGCGAATGGTGGAGATGGGGGGAATCGAACCCCCGTCCATCGCTGCAATTCGACGTCTTCTACGGGCGTATCCGGATAGTTCGTTCTGCTCGGCCCCGTCCTTTGCTACCGGCTTCTAGGACGACGGGCCCAGTCTCAGTGCAAGTCCCGCACGGCCCTGAGGCGCAACCGTGCAGCAAGTCCTCTGGATGACGTCGGGATCAGGTTAGAAGACGGTCACCTGGCCGACGGACTTCATGTGCTGGGCTGCTTACGCAGCGAGAGCGAAGTCAGTGCGCTTGGAATTGGCACTTGTTGTTTTCCACGGATCGTTTACGAGATAACCGTGGGTCCTCGGCCCGCTTCCCGTCGGCACACAGGCAATGTCGAAACCGATCATCCCCATGCGGGCCGGACGTGCGAGCCGCTGTCACGCTGTTGAGTTGCCAATGCCCCTGTCGGAGCAGTCCCTCAGTCTAGCCGAGGAGATGCGTCAGCGCTACTCGCCGACGCGGTTCCGGGTGCGCATGGCCCGCTCGGCCTCACGCTTGTCGGTCTTCTCGCGCAGCGCCTGGCGCTTGTCGAACTCGCGCTTGCCCTTCGCGACGGCGATCTCGATCTTGGCCCGACCGTCGTGGAAGTAGATCTGCAGCGGCACGAGGGTGTACCCGCCCTGAGCCGTCTTGTGCGAGATCTTCACGATCTGCTGCTTGTGCAGGAGCAGCTTGCGCTTCCGTCGGGGCGAGTGGTTGTTCCACGTGCCCTCGGTGTACTCCGGGATGTGCACGGCGTCGATCCACGCTTCGCCACCGTCGATGTAGGCGTACCCGTCGACCAGGGACGCCCGCCCCATCCGCAGGGACTTCACCTCAGTGCCGGACAGGACCATGCCCGCTTCGTACGTGTCCTCGATGAGGTAGTCGTGCCGGGCGCGACGGTTCGTTGCGACGATCTTCTCCCCGCGTTCCTTCGCCATGACGACTCCTCTCGATGGTGACCGGTGCAGTGCGCTGCGTGGGTGGTTCGGCGCAGCCCTACAGACTACTCAACACGAAGCGGGCGGCGCACCTTCCCGGCGCGCCGCCCGCTCGCGGATGCTGTGCTGTGTCAGACCTTCAGGTACCGGCGGATGGCGATCGACGCCGACGCCGCGGCGAGGAGCACCCCGATCACGATCACCGCGGGGACCACGATGGCCGCGTCGCCCATGCCGATGAACGCCGTGCCGGTGAAGCGCTCCGCCAGGAAGTTCCGGACGAAGAACCAGACCACGGCGGTGATCGCGCCACCGGCCAGGACGGCTCCGATGGCGGCGGCGATCACCCCCTCGAGCACGAACGGTGTCTGGATGAACCGGTTCGACGCACCGACAAGCCGCATGATGCCGAGCTCTCGCCGTCGACTGAACGCCGACAGGCGGATCGTCGTCGCGATGAGCAGCACCGCCGCCACGAGCATGAGCGCCGCGATGCCGATCGCCGTGTACGACGAGGCGTTGAGCAGGTTGAAGATCGGCTGCAGGTACCCGCGTTGGTCGACGACGCTCTGCACGCCGGCGACCTTCGACAGGCTCTCGACCAGGACGTCGGCCTGCGAGGGGTTCTTCAGGTTCACCCAGAAGGTCTCGTTCAGGTACTCCGGCTTGACGAACTCCGTCGCGGCCGAGTCCTTGAACTGCTCCTTGAACCGGGTGAAGGCCTGGTCCTGGTTCTCGTAGTAAGTCTTCTCGATGTACGGCTTGAGCGTCGACGAGTCGAGCTGCGCCTGGACCTGTTCGCGCTGGTCCGCGGTGGCCTTGGCGCCGGTGCAGTTGCCCGTGGTGTCGGTGTCGGTGCACAGGTAGACGGCGACCTGCGCCCGGTCGTACCAGTACCCCTTCATCTGGTTGATCTGCATCTGGAGCAGGATCGCCGTACCGACGAAGGTCAGGGAGATGAAGGTCACGAGGACGACGGAGACGACCATCGACGCATTGCGCCGCAGGCCCGAGCCGACCTCGGACATGACGAGCCCGAGCCTCATCGGATGAGCCCCGGGATCGTCTGGATGCCGGTGGTGTTGGACACGGTGCCTCGCTGGATCGGGACGGCCTGGGTCTGGTAGCCGCCGGACTGCTCGTCGCGCAGGACGGTGCCGTTCGAGAGCTCGATGACCCGCCGCTGCATCTGGTTCACGATGCTGGCGTCGTGCGTCGCCATCAGCACGGTGGTGCCTCCCTGGTTGATGCGTTCGAGGAGCGCCATGATGCCGGCGGACGTGGTGGGGTCCAGGTTTCCGGTGGGCTCGTCGGCCAGCAGGATCGCCGGCTTGTTCACGACGGCGCGGGCGATGGCCACGCGCTGCTGCTCACCACCGGAGAGTTCGTGCGGCATGCGGGTGGCCTTGCCGGCGAGCCCGACGAGCTTCAGCACGTCGGTCACGGCCTCACTGATGAAGCCCTTGCTCTTGCCGATGACCTGCAGCGAGAACGCCACGTTGTCGAACACGTTCTTGTTCGGCAGCAGACGGAAGTCCTGGAAGACCACGCCGAGGTTGCGGCGGAAGTACGGGACCTTCCGCGATGCCAGGGACCCGAGGCGCTGCCCGAGCACGTGGATCTGCCCGCTGGTGGGCTTCTCCTCCTTGAGCACGAGGCGCAGGAAGCTGGACTTGCCGGAACCGGACGCGCCCACGAGGAACACGAACTCGCCCTTGAGGATCTCGAGGGTGAGGTTGTCGAGCGCCGGACTCGGGTTGCCCGAGTAGACCTTGGTGACCTGGTCGAATTTGATCATGACCGGATCAGGGTAGGTCGCCGCGCTTGGAAAGCAAGCGAGGCGCGCGGCTCACGAACCCCTACTCGGCGGCGGATTGCTTGCGCCAGCGGATGCCCGCGTTGATGAAGCCGTCCAGATCGCCGTCGAACACGGCTGAGGGGTTGTTCACCTCGTGCTCCGTCCGGAGGTCCTTGACCATCTGGTACGGCGCCAGGACGTAGGAGCGGATCTGGTCGCCCCAGCTCGCCGTGATGTTGCCGGCGAGTTCCTTCTTCTTCGCGTTCTCCTCTTCCTTCTTCAGGAGGAGCAGGCGCGACTGCAGCACGCGCATGGCGGCAGCACGGTTCTGGATCTGCGACTTCTCGTTCTGCATCGAGACGACGGTGCCGGTCGGGATGTGCGTCAGGCGCACCGCGGAGTCGGTCGTGTTGACGGACTGCCCGCCGGGGCCCGACGAACGGAACACGTCGACGCGGATGTCGTTCTCGGGGATGTCGATGACAGCGGTCTCCGGCATGAGCGGGATGACCTCGACCGCGGCGAAGGAAGTCTGGCGCTTGCCGGCGGCACCGAACGGCGACATCCGCACCAGGCGGTGGGTGCCGGCCTCGACCGACAGCGTGCCGAACGCGTGCGGGGCGTCGATCTCGAACGTCGCGGACTTGATGCCCGCTTCTTCGGCGTACGAGGTGTCCATCACGGTGGTCTTGAAGTTGTGCTGCTCGGCGTACCGGAGGTACATGCGGAGGAGCATCTCGGCGAAGTCCGCCGCGTCGACACCGCCAGCACCGGCGCGGATCGTGATGACGGCCGGACGGTCGTCGTACTCGCCGTCGAGGAGCGTCTGCACCTCGAAGTCGCCGATCATCTTCTGGATCGCCTTGAGCTCGGCGAGGGCTTCGTCGGCGGACTCCTGGTCGTCGCCCTCGTTCGCCATCTCGACCAGCACCTCGAGGTCGTCGATGCGCTGCTCGGTGTCGGTGATCTTCTTCAGCTCCGACTGGCGGTGCGAGAGCGCGCTCGTCACCTGCTGCGCGTGGTCGACGTCGTCCCAGAGGTCCTGGGCCCCGGCCTGCTCGCTGAGGTCGGCGATCTCACGCTGCAGGCGGTCGACGTCGACCACCGAGCGGATGTTGCCGAAGGTCTCGCGAAGGGCGGAGAGCTGCTCGGTGAAGTCCAGTTCGACCATGGTCATCGATCCTACCGGCGCGAGTCCGACTCGGCCGACCGGGAGGCCCGGTGCGGGTCCGCCCCGCTGGTCGCGGTCGTCCTCCACGCGCCTCGCACCCCCGCCCGGCCCCGTCATCCGGGCCTCCGGTGCGACCTGGCGATCGCGTACCGCCGCAGCCGCACGCCCCCGCGGCGCTCGGTCGACAGCAGGACGGCGTCGTAGTGCTCCAACACCCCGATGGAGCCGTCGTTGTCATCGCGGCAGACGGCGATCACCGGGTCGATCCCGACGCGCGAGGCGTGCGCGAGCACCTGGCCCAGCGCCCAGGTCGCCACGCCTCGGCCCCTCGCCGACGGACGGATCCCGTACCCGACGTGGCCGAACCGCTGCACGCCGGCGGCGTCTCCCGGCGCCCGGAGTGCGATCCCGCCCAGGACGCGTCCGTCCTCGACGATCCACCAGAGCGCTCCGGGTCTGGCGTGCAGTCGGCCGACCCAGGTGCGGAACCCGTCCTCGTCACCGACGTAGTCGTGGGTGGTGA
Encoded here:
- the smpB gene encoding SsrA-binding protein SmpB yields the protein MAKERGEKIVATNRRARHDYLIEDTYEAGMVLSGTEVKSLRMGRASLVDGYAYIDGGEAWIDAVHIPEYTEGTWNNHSPRRKRKLLLHKQQIVKISHKTAQGGYTLVPLQIYFHDGRAKIEIAVAKGKREFDKRQALREKTDKREAERAMRTRNRVGE
- the ftsX gene encoding permease-like cell division protein FtsX, whose translation is MRLGLVMSEVGSGLRRNASMVVSVVLVTFISLTFVGTAILLQMQINQMKGYWYDRAQVAVYLCTDTDTTGNCTGAKATADQREQVQAQLDSSTLKPYIEKTYYENQDQAFTRFKEQFKDSAATEFVKPEYLNETFWVNLKNPSQADVLVESLSKVAGVQSVVDQRGYLQPIFNLLNASSYTAIGIAALMLVAAVLLIATTIRLSAFSRRRELGIMRLVGASNRFIQTPFVLEGVIAAAIGAVLAGGAITAVVWFFVRNFLAERFTGTAFIGMGDAAIVVPAVIVIGVLLAAASASIAIRRYLKV
- the ftsE gene encoding cell division ATP-binding protein FtsE translates to MIKFDQVTKVYSGNPSPALDNLTLEILKGEFVFLVGASGSGKSSFLRLVLKEEKPTSGQIHVLGQRLGSLASRKVPYFRRNLGVVFQDFRLLPNKNVFDNVAFSLQVIGKSKGFISEAVTDVLKLVGLAGKATRMPHELSGGEQQRVAIARAVVNKPAILLADEPTGNLDPTTSAGIMALLERINQGGTTVLMATHDASIVNQMQRRVIELSNGTVLRDEQSGGYQTQAVPIQRGTVSNTTGIQTIPGLIR
- the prfB gene encoding peptide chain release factor 2 produces the protein MVELDFTEQLSALRETFGNIRSVVDVDRLQREIADLSEQAGAQDLWDDVDHAQQVTSALSHRQSELKKITDTEQRIDDLEVLVEMANEGDDQESADEALAELKAIQKMIGDFEVQTLLDGEYDDRPAVITIRAGAGGVDAADFAEMLLRMYLRYAEQHNFKTTVMDTSYAEEAGIKSATFEIDAPHAFGTLSVEAGTHRLVRMSPFGAAGKRQTSFAAVEVIPLMPETAVIDIPENDIRVDVFRSSGPGGQSVNTTDSAVRLTHIPTGTVVSMQNEKSQIQNRAAAMRVLQSRLLLLKKEEENAKKKELAGNITASWGDQIRSYVLAPYQMVKDLRTEHEVNNPSAVFDGDLDGFINAGIRWRKQSAAE
- a CDS encoding GNAT family N-acetyltransferase yields the protein MRPQAALYEAWAEAHAEWGPGAHEDGFGITTHDYVGDEDGFRTWVGRLHARPGALWWIVEDGRVLGGIALRAPGDAAGVQRFGHVGYGIRPSARGRGVATWALGQVLAHASRVGIDPVIAVCRDDNDGSIGVLEHYDAVLLSTERRGGVRLRRYAIARSHRRPG